A genomic stretch from Erigeron canadensis isolate Cc75 chromosome 9, C_canadensis_v1, whole genome shotgun sequence includes:
- the LOC122583468 gene encoding chloroplastic import inner membrane translocase subunit HP30-2-like: MSYIGDEKKQGVLTVYCKRKQAVDDFEIRCKKFNNWVSRQSLPVKAAVATITGTVPGAIMGVILETLFEGYGYFRGYKPLVQSFVAGGPLENVRNFAVFTGVKSGISCVMKNLRGKEDVQSSFVAGFGSGVTVSLVSGMRGPSVLSVGLVFALGSAGLFKLEEKYSEKEDVSHDKTRGVFSCMGLGHDNYPMNFNSSLITDSYLVFDERKYSSPSDETFYTAMI, translated from the exons ATGTCGTACATTG GGGATGAAAAAAAGCAAGGGGTTTTAACAGTGTACTGTAAGCGGAAGCAGGCAGTCGATGACTTTGAGATTAGatgtaaaaagtttaataattgGGTTTCCAGACAATCTTTACCCGTCAAGGCTGCCGTCGCAACCATCACTGGCACTGTCCCAGGAGCTATCATGGGCGTTATTCTGGAAACTCTTTTCGAAG GCTATGGCTACTTTAGAGGGTATAAACCTTTGGTACAGTCTTTTGTAGCAGGAGGACCCTTGGAAAATGTACGAAACTTTGCTGTTTTTACCGGTGTTAAGTCCGGCATATCTTGTGTCATGAAAAACTTAAGAGGCAAGGAGGATGTCCAGTCAAG TTTTGTAGCAGGTTTTGGTTCCGGAGTCACGGTGTCACTTGTTAGTGGTATGAGGGGCCCCAGTGTACTCTCAGTTGGCCTTGTCTTTGCTCTCGGGAGTGCTGGATTATTTAAG CTAGAGGAGAAATACTCAGAGAAGGAAGACGTGTCACATGATAAGACACGAGGCGTGTTTTCTTGTATGGGTCTTGGCCATGATAATTATCCAATGAACTTTAATAGCAGCTTGATAACTGACAG CTACCTGGTGTTCGATGAAAGGAAGTATTCATCTCCTTCCGACGAGACTTTCTACACGGCGATGATTTGA
- the LOC122582618 gene encoding uncharacterized protein LOC122582618, whose product MGLSSDIKSHHKTHKVFLISNYILLGAASSCIFLTLSLRLIPSVVGALLVLLHVITIGGAISGCNAVSAGSNKWYAFHMVATVLTAIFQGSVSVLIFTTTDNFLGALKSYVREDDAAIILKMAGGLCVLMFCLEWLVLTLAFFLRYYAFVEGGNNNNKVQAEDYSKAWSPPFQV is encoded by the coding sequence ATGGGTCTCTCAAGCGACATCAAATCACACCACAAAACCCACAAAGTCTTCCTAATCAGCAACTACATATTACTCGGAGCCGCCTCGAGTTGCATTTTCCTAACACTATCACTCCGATTAATCCCATCGGTGGTGGGGGCCCTACTAGTCCTGCTCCACGTCATCACAATTGGGGGTGCGATTTCCGGATGCAATGCGGTATCAGCCGGATCTAATAAATGGTACGCATTCCACATGGTTGCGACCGTTTTGACCGCGATTTTTCAGGGTTCTGTTTCCGTTTTGATTTTCACGACAACGGATAACTTTTTGGGCGCGTTGAAATCGTATGTGAGGGAAGACGACGCCGCGATTATTTTGAAAATGGCGGGCGGGTTGTGTGTGTTGATGTTTTGTTTGGAATGGTTGGTTTTGACACTTGCGTTTTTCTTGAGGTATTATGCTTTTGTTGAAGGTGGAAATAATAACAACAAAGTGCAAGCTGAAGATTATTCCAAGGCATGGTCCCCACCATTTCAAGTTTAG
- the LOC122583469 gene encoding (+)-neomenthol dehydrogenase, with protein MVSSSTQHERPPICHTAARTSRWWSKDSIAIVTGANKGIGYALVKRFAELGLTVVLTSRDQSRGLKAMDSLKDLGLDRNVRFFQLDISDPVSIRSFVSWFQSKYDAFDILVNNAAVCFNAINENSIDHADTTINTNYYGSKHFTEAMLPFLRRTPSMSRILNISSRLGTLDKLKNAQMKEILEDKERLSEDRIEKVVRKFLQDVKEGRWTTQGWPEIWTDYAVSKLALNSYSQVLARRLQGVASVNCFCPGFTQTSMTDGKGKHSADDAAKMAAEISLLPTNLLTTGKFYSGSTTRGICSKL; from the exons ATGGTATCATCATCTACACAACATGAGCGGCCACCTATTTGTCACACCGCAGCCAGAACCTCGAGATGGTGGTCTAAGGACTCGATAGCCATTGTTACTGGAGCGAACAAGGGTATTGGATACGCGTTGGTTAAACGTTTTGCTGAGTTGGGATTAACCGTTGTGCTAACTTCTCGAGATCAATCTAGAGGTTTAAAGGCCATGGATTCACTTAAGGATCTAGGACTTGACCGAAATGTTCGATTTTTTCAGCTTGATATATCTGATCCGGTCTCCATTCGCTCTTTTGTTTCTTGGTTCCAATCCAAATATGATGCATTCGATATACTT GTGAATAATGCAGCCGTATGTTTCAATGCCATCAATGAGAACTCAATAGACCATGCCGACACCACGATCAACACTAATTACTACGGGTCAAAACATTTTACAGAAGCCATGTTACCCTTTCTTCGTCGTACGCCTTCAATGAGCCGCATTCTTAACATCAGTTCCCGGCTTGGCACATTagat AAGCTTAAAAATGCACAAATGAAGGAGATACTTGAAGACAAAGAAAGATTAAGCGAAGATCGAATAGAGAAAGTGGTGAGAAAGTTTTTACAAGATGTAAAGGAAGGAAGATGGACGACGCAAGGGTGGCCAGAGATATGGACGGATTATGCAGTTTCCAAGCTTGCTTTGAATTCATATTCTCAAGTTTTGGCACGGAGATTACAAGGCGTGGCAAGTGTCAATTGTTTTTGTCCCGGGTTTACTCAAACGTCGATGACAGATGGTAAAGGAAAGCATTCGGCCGATGATGCTGCAAAAATGGCTGCGGAAATTTCTCTGCTTCCGACTAACCTTTTGACTACTGGCAAGTTTTATTCAGGATCCACGACTCGTGGCATATGTTCGAAACTGTAG
- the LOC122581333 gene encoding uncharacterized protein LOC122581333: MAGFGSLAPKTKNLIVAGGLTGFVFGVYFYTMRAVGGSDELQVAIDKFESKKIESEPASK, from the coding sequence ATGGCTGGATTTGGTAGCCTTGCACCCAAGACCAAGAATCTGATTGTTGCTGGAGGTTTAACAGGTTTTGTGTTTGGTGTTTATTTCTACACAATGAGAGCTGTTGGGGGTTCAGATGAGCTACAAGTAGCTATTGATAAGTTTGAATCCAAGAAAATCGAGAGTGAGCCAGCATCAAAATGA
- the LOC122581334 gene encoding beclin-1-like protein has protein sequence MKNNNNMVADKTRALPVDPNLPRWVCQNCRNSLSITGVDDKFFNDSTYRSGMQGSSMHGAGSVLGTRMDQSFVVLPKQRNHSSGGPPRPRVNPDASQSGKAMEESFVVLPPPAASVYKSDPTADGSGTHVPSHEGGSNTAPPHSNHSGFHSTITVLKRAFEIATTQTQVEQPLCLECMRVLSDKLDKEVEDVNSDIKAYEACLQRLEGEPRNVLSEADFLREKLKIEEEERKLEAAIQETEKQCSVVTGELKELELKSNRFKELEERYWHEFNNFQFQLISHQEERDAILAKIEVSQAHLELLKRTNVLNDAFPIGYDGEFGTINNFRLGRLPNIQVEWDEINAAWGQACLLLQTMAQYFRPKFQCRIKILPMGSYPKIMDSSNNTYELFGPVNLFWSTRYDKAMALFLTCLKDFAEFANSKDKENNIPPEKCFKLPYKIVDHHVESYSITQSFNKQENWTKALKYTLCNLKWALYWFVGNTNFQPLAATVASHSADAPASSASLYRKRASDPKFQQSQLRPKS, from the exons ATGAAGAACAACAACAATATGGTGGCAGATAAGACTCGAGCCCTGCCAGTTGACCCGAATCTTCCACGGTGGGTCTGCCAGAATTGCCGTAACAGTCTCTCCATCACCGGTGTTGATGATAAATTTTTCAATGACTCCACGTACCGATCTG GGATGCAGGGTTCTTCAATGCATGGGGCAGGCAGTGTGTTAGGAACTCGCATGGACCAGTCATTCGTTGTATTGCCAAAACAAAGGAACCATTCATCTGGTGGTCCTCCTCGACCACGTGTTAATCCTGATGCAAGTCAGTCTGGAAAGGCTATGGAAGAATCATTTGTAGTATTGCCTCCACCTGCTGCTTCTGTGTACAAGTCTGACCCTACAGCAGATGGAAGTGGGACCCATGTACCATCACATGAGGGTGGATCTAATACTGCTCCGCCACATTCAAATCATTCAGGGTTTCACTCTACAATTACTGTCTTAAAGCGTGCATTCGAGATTGCCACAACCCAAACGCAG GTTGAGCAACCATTATGCCTGGAGTGCATGAGGGTGTTATCTGATAAGCTTGATAAGGAGGTTGAAGATGTGAATAGCGACATTAAGGCATATGAAGCTTGCCTTCAGCGCTTGGAGGGAGAGCCACGAAATGTGCTTAGCGAGGCTGACTTTTTGAGGGAAAAGCTAAAG attgaagaagaagaacgTAAACTTGAAGCAGCAATCCAAGAAACTGAAAAACAGTGCAGTGTAGTTACCGGCGAATTGAAGGAACTTGAGCTTAAATCGAATCGTTTTAAGGAGTTGGAGGAACG GTATTGGCACGAGTTCAATAATTTCCAGTTTCAGTTAATATCCCATCAG GAAGAGAGAGACGCAATATTGGCCAAAATCGAAGTTTCACAAGCGCATTTGGAACTCCTGAAGAGAACGAATGTTCTCAATGATGCATTCCCGATTGGGTATGATGGGGAATTCGGAACAATCAACAATTTCAGATTGGGAAGGCTCCCTAATATTCAG GTTGAATGGGATGAGATAAATGCTGCATGGGGTCAAGCTTGCCTTCTGCTTCAGACAATGGCTCAATATTTCAGACCAAAGTTTCA ATGCCGAATAAAAATTCTTCCTATGGGAAGTTATCCTAAAATAATGGACAGCAGTAACAATACCTATGAGTT GTTTGGTCCAGTGAATTTGTTTTGGAGCACCCGGTATGACAAGGCAATGGCATTGTTCTTGACATGTCTGAAGGACTTCGCGGAATTTGCAAATTCCAAGGATAAAGAAAACAATATACCACCTGAAAAGTGTTTCAAGCTTCCGTACAA GATCGTTGACCACCATGTGGAAAGCTATTCTATCACACAGAGCTTTAACAAACAGGAAAACTGGACCAAAGCTCTCAAGTATACCCTTTGCAATTTGAAGTGGGCACTTTACTGGTTTGTTGGTAACACCAATTTCCAGCCGCTGGCTGCAACTGTCGCCTCACATTCTGCTGATGCCCCTGCTTCGTCTGCTTCCCTGTACAGAAAGCGTGCATCCGATCCTAAGTTCCAGCAGTCCCAACTCCGCCCAAAATCATAG